In Tachysurus fulvidraco isolate hzauxx_2018 chromosome 5, HZAU_PFXX_2.0, whole genome shotgun sequence, the genomic stretch CTGGTCTGGGTCAAGTTTTAGAAGCCTCAGTTTCTTCTGCCTTGGTGCTTGCCAGATGTTGGCACTGGGTCTGGAGGAGAGCTGGCATCGCATTACTTACGTCTTCCAAGAATTATGCATGCTGGACCAACTGCAAGGGCTGCCCAGCCCCTCTTTACTGTGTTGGACGAGTGTGACTCTCCACAAAAGACCGCCCCCTGAAGCTGGTCAGCAGAAAGCTTGACCCTGGTTTGTTGGCCAATTCCCTATCTCCAAAGTGTTCAATCCTGTGGCAGTTCATCTCAGGTTCCGCAGGGTCTTACGGATTCATCCTACCTTTCATGTGGCCAGACTCAAACCTGTCCAAGCCTGCACACTGGCACCGTGTCTGCCTGTGTAACTGATTTTGGATTGCTTAATTACTGTTTTCTGCATTACTTCGAATGTTGGATTACTGGATTGTTTTCATGACACTAGTTGAAGCTCACCTGCATTGCTCTTCAACAAAATATAGTGAATGTGAACAATGTTCTCTGCTTCTCACAGGCAAAATACCTTCAATAGCAGGCTAGTGTGGTATCCATCAAAGCATCTCACTCTTCAAAAATGTACAGTTTGAAACAGcaattcaatattttattcattatatttatttacaataaaaaatgtatatgctATGTAgcatataaattttttttatatgctaTGTAGCATGATTTTACATTTTCCCCACAGTCCTAGTAAAATCTCACTAGTTGGAGCAAGTCAGATCTAATGTGATGTCTAATGTTACCTCTGACAGAgtatataaaaatttttttagaattcagccacaaattacacacaactgcatgtttgcatgtgttGAGTCTGTGTGGGCTTCCCCTCAACTTAGTGGTCCCTTAGTGGATTTTTGTACGCATTTTTGCCCCATCTATTGTATACATCAACTGAGATGCCTGGTTTCAATTTCCAATGCATTATTTTAGTACTTGTGCACATCAAGTCACTACCCTTGAGAAGAAATCATACTTTTACAAGCagatttatgtttaatgttataGCAACATGCTCGGCCAGTATACCTACAGTCCCAAGCTCACATATGTTGCCAAGCCTTGGAAAGCTGTGCCGTTTGGTGAAGAAGTGCTATAAACAGCATGAAAAAGTAGTACCCGTCTCATGTgcctttttctttattcatatGTACTTTGGGATTCAACATTTGAAATTATTAGAGTTATGCGAGACACTTCATCAACAGGTGTTGGActattaaaataacaattaacatttttaacaatcTCCAAGAAACACATCTTTAACTTTGTTAATTTGGTTGTGTAAGAGATTTACTTAGGTTGAGTTAATTTACAAAATATGCTTTTCTTTCAGATGTCAAGAATTATTTATTGgtatatatttacaaaagtgCATTGATAGTGAGGGCttcaaatatttttctcttcacAGAGATGTTCAGATTAGCAACTGGTACAACGATCTACCTTAAAAGCATGCCGATTATATTGGTTTTGATTTCTTTATAGGTGAATGGGGTTCTAGGCAGACCCACCTAGCATACTGTTACTCTTCAGGGTGACGTCTGCTGCACAAGGCACTTTGAACTTTGCTGCCTCTCTCTTCCAGCTTACCCACAGCAAGACATCATTGAGTTGAATGAAAGACTACACCTAACCCTTTAATACATTcacttaaatatatttctgcTCAACATAGTAAAAAATAGTTACGTGATCAATATTTGTACATACGTGTCAAGATATTTTTGCTGACTTCTCAAATCACTccttaattaaatataataaactgcTTTCTCTGGAGAAATCTTTTGGCCAGAagaagagagagcaagacagagagaggcaacAGTCATACACAATTACATTCTCACATGAGCAAGACCTGGTATACTTTAGTGAGGggaggaaaaaacagaaatgtctttaATTTCCCATGATTTGGAAATAGGACTGACTGGAGGTTTAAATCCCTTAAGAAAATGAAGCTAGTTTGTAGAATAGAGAAAGCCGAGCTTTTGTTTTAGCAGGTGGGAGATCTTCTCAAAAAGGAGGAGGAGTTGGCTGAAAACTGCAGGCTTACATCATTTAGCGATAGGTTCAGAAGGCTGGCTCTTGGCAATGATGGGTGTGATATGGATATCTGCGACCAACTGTGGTGGAAATAGTGTGATGCGACGACTGTACAGTTTCACAGAGTAAGCAGGATGGGTGTGAGAGGAACGTGTCAGCACGTGAATCTTAAACACGGCTTTCAACTTCTCCGCGTTTTCGAATGCTGGATTAGCCACTGCAGTGTGATGTCTAGGAGGAACAGGAGAAAGAACAGTTACAATAGATAGAAACAAAGGCTTAATAGCCAACATGATAATGATAATTCATgctttatttacaataatgaACATAAAGCATGAATAATCCAGCACTGTATTTTACAGTTGCACAAGGGCCGTTTTCCACAACCATGCTACGGTTGTGCATCACCAAACGTCTAACACCAATACAAGATTTCCTCTTGTCGTTTGAATGAGGGCTGTTTATCTTCAGGAGCTGTATTTTGTCAATTAAATAAGAGCTTACAAAAAGTGACTGGATGAcaatttttctacatttatttcattaaatgttGCTTTTTAACCAGATTTTTTAGACTAAATACAATGACTTATGGCTGCTGGataaaacaaattcaaatgtCACCATCTCTGGTTACAAAATCCTTTTACATACTATTCTGGTAGAACATTTCATAACAACATATTGAGCTCAGTACTCAAACTTCGTTCGTGCCTGTGGTTAGGGTTTAATGAACTGCTCTCAGtcagtgtataatgtatataaagattCTGACAAGCAACCGAGAGAAATGATAACTGCTTAAAGCAATTGGCTCTCTATAGTAATCCAAGCTATTCTTAAGACATTTCTCCAAACATCCTATCCAGTTTCTTAAATGGTAGCATTAACACTAAAGCTGACTGTTGCTTACCAATGTTATCTTTCTCTTTGCAGGAAATGGAGTAACAGCAGATCTCCCTGTCTTGAATAGCAGACAAATTcctggtgggaaaaaaaataaatgacagaaaatccatTAGTATGTATATTTGTAGGATCACTTGGGCCAGTATTCTTCAGTTGATATAAATTTGTTTTAGCTGCCTGAATTCACAGCATATACAATACACCATACTCTTCCTAATTATTATGCAATGTTTTCATGAATGAAATTATTTGCCTATTATttctacacacaaaaaaaaagaaagaaaaatcatcCCTGCAAAACATTCTGAGCAGTCTACACACAACAAGGGTTTGTCCTGTAGCATGCGGACATTTAGCAAAAATGTCACTATCAATAAGATACAAATAAGGTTTCTAAAGCAACTCtaaatgtattttcatttttattcttctgtAGTGTGTGACCCATGTACATGAGCAAGTATTCAAAGCATATTTGctctaaaaaaatatatataaaacacaattaGTGTTGGCTACCAGTATTCTTGTACTGAATATTGCTTGTGAGCTTCTGAAAATTTCCAACCACAAGCCATAGATGAATCCCAGAATTACATGCAGACCTTCCCAGATACACATGACACAAATTTCTTTCATCATCATAGTGGACAGTGTGTTTTGGTTTAAACACGGACAATGTAGACCCAAAGAACAATCCAAacctattatatatatatatatatatatatatatacatatatatgtatatatatatatatatatatagtagttTAAAAACCCCCAGCAgagttatatatttaaatattacatacaACCAAAGATGGCAATGCTTCCTTTCAAAACAagactttttctctttctgtgctAAAAGATGTATGCAGTAGATACACAGTACCCAGAGGCTGAGAGTCACCTCAATCTGCATCATGGTGCTGTGATCTGAATCACCACTCACCATTACTTAAATGTCAATGACAAAACAATGAAAAGGAAAGATGTGAAACCTACAGGCCTACATTTCTTGATGTGGGAATTTAGAGTTGAGTCCCACAACAAGCATAAATGCATAGTAAGTAATGCATTTACAGTTGTGAAAACCAACAAAACTCAATTTACTTCTATAACGCTTTTAAaaatggacgttgtctcaaagcagctttatagaacaaaATATTCACGatttaatattagattttaattggttggtatttatccccaatgagcaagcctgtcCGTGTttctagaaaataaatatacatacatacatacataaatacaaaacacacatctaCATACAGTTAGTTGACGGCATTAGATAAACCCAGCTTAAACCTCTGTTCACTAGTCATTGTCAttgctcttcttctttctctcttactgaAAGTGTGATTCACTGGAATATATGCCAATCACCTCATCAACCATGGTTCAAAATATTGGTCTATTCTTAATGCCAACGTTAATGCTCCTTATTTATTCTAATTCAAAATTTACATGTATAGCACTTTGtctcacagcagctttacagagcataaacataatataaatgtattatggtATTAAGATACAAGATATTATTAGTCCACCTTATTCTTTTTATTGTACATCACTGTAGTTATCTAGAATTCTACTGTAGATAATATCTGGTTCAAAGCTTGTTCTCACCTAAGCAGTGACACTGTTTTTTAATAACCCCAGAATCACAGTGGTACAGACACACTGCTCATAACTACAGACTACACACTCAGTGTCTAATACCTACAAAGGGCATATATTTTGTATCCtcaattttgtattttgtagttTTGTGAGAAACTAATAAAAGTGTCCACTGAATTTATACATAAAGCCAACGTTAAAGCTGGTTTATATAAATCGATTTTGAACTTACATTTTTTCAATAAGCTGTTTCTCATCCAGTGCATTAGGTAGATCCCTCTTGTTACCAAGTACCAATACCTGAAATACAATGTTTTAAAGATTAATGGCTTGGCAGGAGGCAGAATCTTCAACAGTGTTACAGTTGTGAGACTTACAGGGATTCCTTGTAACTGTGGCTTGTCTAACAGATTATGCAGCTCGTTCCTGGAAGCTTCTACTTTGTCTCGATCCGCTGCATCCACCATGTACCTTTAGTGGGAGAATAAACAGTGTCAAAAATATGACAAAGTGTCAAATTACAATAGCATGCAAGTACACTAAAGTAATCCTACAGTATTCAACCCCCCCTAAAACTTCAGATTCGTCTTTATAACAAATTATAAATGCAGGAATCGGGCATAAAATTCTATCTAAGGGGTTGGATATAAAAGTAAGCACTGTTAGGTTAATAGTGAGAAGTAGAAACTGTCTCACAACATCTAAGCACCACCTAGACAATTATGTCCCTCAAAACTCAGCCCATAATCTAGACAGAGCCCGGTGAGAGAAATCACAGTGACCGATAATCACCCTGAAGTGGTTAGACAGTACAGTGGAGGTGCACCAATCACCAGCTCTATAATTGCTggctaaatataaatgtaagcttaaaaaaaaaaaaatcaagtgggtttttattgtcattcctcTATTTAGCTATATACAATGGAATGAAAAAAGTATTTTCTCTGTACCAGGGTGAAACGAATTTACAGGACttcagtacattacagtacagaagGCTTCAGAAATGTGTGAGATGAGTTCAGGACAATACACAGGGCTGTAAACTCTAAACCACCGCAAAAATAAGTTCTGTAATAAAAAGTGTATGATGTACGTGCTCTGTAAAGTACAGTGTGCAGTCATATTTACCAGCAGGGTGCTGAATAAACTAAGGAGGAACTTATTTCCTCAAGGAGGAAACTGTTGCAGAGTCTTCTGGtgtcaataaattaaaaaaaaaaaaaaaaaaaaaaaaaaactcctgtaTCTTCTACCAGATGACAGAGCATAGGAGAGGGGTCATTTTCAATATGATGATAGGTAGAGAGACCCTTATAGAGAAACGATATGTACACTGGACAGAAAACAGTTTTTGTGTATTCTATattatgtattgtattgtttattcactatgtactgtgtcagctatatatggtagaaatgacaataaaagctacttgactttttttttttttttttttacagttgttCGTAAAGGGCCTTGTGTTCAGGCAATTTGCAGTTTCCCTACCACATGCTGAGAAATCTAGTAAGAATGCTCTCTATCAGCCCTCTGTAGAAGGTGAGGAGGATGGGAGGAATGAACTTTCTTCAACCTTTGTATGAATTAGAGAAGCTGCTGGCTATTTTTTCACTAGGCAGGTAGTCGTGAGAATCCAATTGCTGTCATCATTCATGTGAACACAAAGAGACTTggagcttttattttctctcctcTGTACACTAACATTTACATCATATGGCAGACAACCTTATAAGCTAATTCTCATTTGTGCAAATGGGCAGTTAAGGGCCTTTATCAAGGGCCAAACAATGGCAGCCTGGTAGTCTTTGGCCAATGCTATGAATGTAAACGTAGAGACAGATTATTGTCTGTGTCTTACAGGCTGTGGGATGATTCACCTTCACTCCATTCTGATGAGACCCACACCTGTGGTGTCTACAGCAAAATATCCTTTGAACTGCACTTTGCAacacagtcatgagtcagcaaAGGATTGAGCATACGGTCCTGGAAAGTACCGGTGTTCAAGATTTTGTGCTGAGACCAAgacaaaggaaacaaaaaaaaaaaaactaaagcttGGGAGGATCTCCACCTTTCCACAGAATACCGGTTCCATCCACACAGCTAAATCAatgtagaaaaacaaaaagatgaaTGCTTTACAGGAGCCAAGGCAAAGTCCAGATATGTGGCTCCATTTGAAAACTACAGCCACCAAACAACATCCAACCAACCTGCAGAATCTGGATTAAATCTGTCATTTAAAATAGATGGAAAAACATGATGAAGGGGTTGAACAGATGCAAACatcattttgtattaattttttctctctcttttccttatATCTGCTGGCAAATAATTGAATTTTAAGAGCATGATGTTTTGTGACGAATGACTGATATCTAAATCTGTGGGTTGAACAGTTTTACAAGGCATTCTAGGTATTTCTTTTTTCAGGTGTCCCTTACTGCATCACTGCCAGTCACACACCAGGCAATTTGGTATTAGAACAGGAACTAGCAAGCGTTTTTCTGTGAATACTTCATCTTCTGGGTAGCACTACACAGTGTACAGTACCAATAAAAACCTGCAACAAGGTATTCTTagaactgttgtttttttaccccCAGCAATATGACATAAGTGTCTGTAgatatttttgtaaatgtaaatatttttgtaaattttcTAAATGACTATTTACTCAATTAACTGGTACTGTACATTAAGAATCTGAGCTGTATTTTCAATAGTATATTCATAAGCAATATGGAAGAAAACCAGACACTCACACGATGGCGTTTACTCCTCGACAGTACCGTTCCCACATGCTCCTAAACCTGGGTTGTCCTCCTATATCCCAAATCTTGAGAGAATGACCACATCAGATTAGACTGAAGCATACATATCATCTTTTAAGTCCTAGTCCTGTGCATGCATTACAATAGAGATTTGCTACAGAAGACATGAAGTGGGAAACCGTACCTTAATTGTGACATTTCCTTTTGTGACCTTCCGCATGTTGAATCCAACTGTTGGAATCATGTCTTCGCTGAATTGTCCAGACTAAAAATTAAACGGAGGGGGGAAAAAGGCTTCTGATTACAGGTTCCATTAGCCTCAACACTGTATTTTCTTGTATTTCTCTGTTGACTTATTTTTATGATTAAACATACTAACAACTGCAAGAGAAATAATGACATTGGTATTCTCAATTAGTTGTCAAATGTTTTTCCAGCTGCCAAATTTAACCTCAAATAGGAATATAAAGTATCACAATTCTGATTTACTTGATCTCTTTTTGAAGATGAATAACCATGATCTTATCTATATCCTGTTAGCACAGCGGTACACATGACAGAGTGTTTCTCTGCATTTTAACTGATGGGAATAAGCAATAATCCAAAACTTTACACCACATTGTTTTTAAGGATGCTATTTAGACAGTTTTTATTGTCTTTAGACtacaataaatgttttataagcCATATATATCATTGGGAAGTTAGTTTCAATCCTGATGTGTATGTATCACAATATATTACAATCATTGCCttgtacacaaacactatacatGCATATGTTCATACACTAGCTGGTCCCATTTTAGTTGCCGTAACAGCCTCCACTCGTCTAGAAAGGATTTAAACTGAATTTTGAAACATTGCTCTGGGGATTTTTGCCAATGAAGCCACGGGAGTTTCAGCTCATTGTATGTAGACTACTCTAGGTTGTAAACAGTAACCTTGGCAACTCATATCTTCATGGAGCCTGCTTTGTGCAgcgtcatgctggaacatgtttgggcctttaagttccagtgaaggaaaatcCACAGAGTACCAAGACATCATAGACAATTCTGTTCTTCCACCGTTGTGGCATCAATACACAGCAGTGCACAACCACATATTTTACCAAGATTGGTGTGACCTGTACAGAGccttgacctcaaccccactgaacacatttggTATGAACTGTAATGCTAACTGTGTGACAGGTCTTTTGTGGCTGAAAGTCAAGTCAAGCCCAGAAGCTTTTGGTGTCaatttaaccatatatagctgacgcagtacgcAGAAAGGGCAAATGCCCAtagccatgctccaaaatctactGGATAGCCTTTCCATAACTGTGGAAACTGTTATAAAAGCAAAAGTGGAGAGCAACACCATGGAATGGGCACATATTGGTGTGATTgttaggtgtccacatacttttggccatataatgcAGACAGATAACAAATTATTGAGTTTAGGGACTTGGGGTGCATGAGATCAGATTTTCTCCGAGTCCTTCATTGTCTAATACtgaaactgccagacacaggaacagattCTTCCCCCGGgtaatcaccctgatcaacaactcaccataattatattccctgcttcatatcaataagtactgcattatcaggactgtcagtcatcaaatcatctgtatatatattacacacattactgcTTCGACAAATTGTACagaaagcataatattgcacaatattgttatttgcactcccacactacGTACAGAACACTatgttcatattctatattcatatttaatactcatccTGTCTATATTGTAACTCAtcgtcttgtatagtttgtatagtatagtgttatttacgtctgtacttttgagtgtcacaaacagctggaaccaaattacttgtgtgtgtcaacacacttggccaataaacccgattctgattctgttatGCATCAACAAAAAATCCAGAGATGTTAGACAATACTGGAATTTTTGAGTATTTTCCTAGTGACAGTTATACGTCAACTGGGAAACTGGGGCTAAAAACATGAAGTGTGTACTAGACCTCATGCAGAGTTCTGCAgtctttttaatacattttaaagaccTGGCCAAAAATGAATGCCAAACCAAACTTAAAGAAAAAGCGTTCCTGAactgatattatttatttattttttggttgcATTTCaaccaaaaaatttttttttagagttttaGAATTTTAGAAAAAATTTTTAGAGTttcccaaaagaaaaaaaaatgacaaatacttCAAACCCATTCtactggggaaaaaaagtcCGGTACATTTATAACCTAATCAacttattgagaaaaaaaatacaagatttTGATAGgaaattattagaattattagaTTTTGATTTCCTTACATTTTAAACTCTTACTTTAATACAATGGATAAAATCAGCATGTTTAAGATCCTACTTCGTGTACTTTGTGAAGTACTTCATGTACTTTTTGTTGTTAGGTAAGTGTGATTTCCTCATTTTACAAAATGAACTTTAGTTTATTTCAGTCAGTTTGTAATCTGCTAGCAAAATGTCTGCAATATATCTTCTCAATCATATGAATGATATCGCTGTCAGAACAGGTGAGTGCTTGCACACTATTTTACAgataacaaaaaagacaaatgtttaaatgacaTCATAAAATTGTGAAATGTTATTCTAGAGAATTCAATGGGTTAACTGCTTTAAAATTGGGTATTTTTTTAgtaatgaaataatataaaactgtcAACAGTTCCAAATGACTTTTAGCTCAGCTGATAAGGTACCGAGGTGGATGATGCTGATAATAAGAGTGAGTTAATGTTTCCTACTGTAGACTTATAATCTGTGATTTTGTGTCTTTCCAGTGGAGTCTGAATGGAGACTTTAAATAAGATTTCTTCCATTTTCACTTTTGAAGTGAGCAAACATTAAAAAGCTAAAACACTATTTTAGGCTACATGCaaagaagaaacaagaaaagaCTGAGAatgaagctctctctctctctctctctctctctctctctctctatatatatatatatatatatatatattgtgtgtgtgtgttcacttttacCCATATTGGGATTAAGTGACATTTTATCTAAACTCCTCAGCCCCGGggaacaaaatatttttcacatgtatagggtttttttttggtatgaCATGTCACCTTGACGATGTCACCTTGACGATGATCATAGTACCACAAGCAATGGTCTAAGAAACCTGATATACATGAAAgcgcacacaaaaaaaaatcgaaacATTTTTTGTGGGACATATAAAAGGCTTATAAAAGGTGAACATGAGCGTACATCATGACAGAAAATATGCTTGTGCTGCACCCAAGACTTCAGAGAAATCTGACTTTCTAATCACATCAACATAACCAAGTGGTTTCTTTGCAAGTGTTCGTACAGATGGTGAACAGATGCAAAactgtaaaaagaaagaaaaaagaaaagaaaaggagatgCGAGTTTTAGTTAGGGTAGGCATTTATCAAACGATTTTTCCCACGTTATCAGTGCAGCAGAACATTGATAAAAACACTAGTGTGTATTTTCAAACAAAGGTATATCTTGTGCCATTCACATCTTGAGacttgtgcaaatgttttaggcaggtgtgaagaAATACTGCAatagaaaacagaaatgttttcaaaaacatATATTCATTGCTTTTTTCAAtttacaaaagaagaaaatgttgAGGACCTCGGAAATGCAGCGAATGCAAGACACATCATGCTTAATTCCCTTCAACATCAGATGATGTCCAGCAGTGCCATCGGCAAAGAACTGGCGGAAACCAGTGGGGCCCACGTACACACAATCACTGTCCAGAGAAGTGTGGCCAAATGTAGGCTTCCTGGCAGAAATTTGTGCAAAATGAAATACCTCCGGCATGCAAACAAGGCTAAGTGACTAAATTATGCACGAAAacacaggaatgtgtgtgtagaaaaatgCTAGTAAGTGCTCTGGTCTGATGAGCAGGAGGCAGGTTGTTTGCCAAAGGGCTGGAGAGTGCTATAATACTGAATGTCTACAggcaaca encodes the following:
- the arl8ba gene encoding ADP-ribosylation factor-like protein 8B-A yields the protein MLALINRFLDWVKSLFWKEEMELTLVGLQYSGKTTFVNVIASGQFSEDMIPTVGFNMRKVTKGNVTIKIWDIGGQPRFRSMWERYCRGVNAIVYMVDAADRDKVEASRNELHNLLDKPQLQGIPVLVLGNKRDLPNALDEKQLIEKMNLSAIQDREICCYSISCKEKDNIDITLQWLIQHSKTRRS